TTAGCCCTGCTTGTGGTGGAAATGACACTCTTCGATATTGCGCTCATGCTGATAGGAGTCTTATTTGGGTGTGTGTGTTTCTCCCTGTTCGGATTATTGCTATCTTCTCCTGCAACCGATCAGACCTCTACCATAATGATGCTCTCAACAATGACCAAGTTTCCCTTAGTCTTCATCAGTGGAGTTTTTGTACCTCTCCAGAGTATGCCCTCATTCCTGTTACCCCTGACATTGGTATCCCCTCTGACCTATATCGTGGACATTCAGAATACTGCAATGTTTGGAACCGGCTTCTTTCATCCTCTCGTGAGCCTATTCGTGGTTGCTTTGTCAGCAATTGTTCTGTGGATACTTGCCTCTATGGTTCATCAACGGACTCTTCAAAAGCGATTCTAACACGCCCACCAATCATGTTGCACTATATAGCATCGCTGAGAAGCAGACATTAGTCATGTTAGAAACGCATTAATTCCCTTTCAGAATTTGATGAATAGAAGGTCCGTCAAGCAACCTGGTTTTTCCCGTTGCTAAAGAAAAAAGAAAAGTGAACGCAACTCGGTGAACATTGACACATCTTCTGGTGCACTGATTCTTGAAGCCGATTTCCGTTTCTCCGAAATAGACCGATTACCCAAAATCTATTACTTCAGCGATCTTTTGTAATATATGAGTCATCTCATAATTCTGAACGATCCCCCGTATGGTACTGAGCGTTCATACAACGGATTGCGCCTGGCTATGGCGCTAAAGAAGAAAGACCCGGACCTTGCGCTGAATATTTTCATGATTGGTGACGGAGTATCCTGCGCTGCAGCCGGTCAGAAGACCCCCGATGGCTACTACAATCTTGCAAGGATGATACGTGCATTACTCGCCAAGGACGTGACCATAAAATGCTGTGGAACGTGTCTTGATGCACGAGGCCTGAATGAGGAATCACTGGTCTCAGGCGTTGAACGCGGCAGTATGAGTGACTTGGCTGAATGGACCATGGAATCTGATAATGTGATTTCGTTTTAGAGAGGTGCGGTCGGTAGAGTCTGCTCAATTTGCTTTTATTCCACTTTATCCAAATAACTAGATACAGGGGAATCTGTCACTAAATAGCATATTATGACTGGATGGCGGGTAACCACGACCGGCCTTCCTGAATGGCTTGGCGCTGCGTATTCTCAACTTTAGCAGGTCTTCGGATTGGAAGAGGTCAATATCGAACAAGCATGTTCCGTCTGTGATATGGAATATACGACAGTTCTGAATGTTATGAGCCGGCTTTCACAGGCCAAGTATTGCTCATGTCTGGGACGTGGCGTTCGCTCTGATGAGTTGTATAGTTAGCGGGACAGAGCGATGTATGGCGATGAAGCTAGAGGAACCCCTACTGCCAATCGTTTTTGGTTTTCAATACAAATGGGCAATCGACTGTCAAATGCAGCAACTAGAGAGAAATCTTTAATTCATGAAACATGTATCATGTAACATGAGGAATGTAACATGAAAGTTGTGCAAACGGAAATCAGTTCTGAGGAACATACGCTTCTTGTTCAGAGGGCCAAACGAGCAGGCAATAGTCTGAAGGAACTCCTTAGGTCAATCATACGATCCTATCTCTCATCTGAGAAGGTGGATCCTGAAGATTCATTCTTTGATTTGAAGTTCGAGGGTAAAAAGGGAGAACGTGGCTCAGTTGAGCATGATGGAATTCTCTACGGGACTGGTGACTAGCTCTGATTTTCGTAGACACGGGCGCATTTTTCGCTCTTAAGGTGGAAAATGATGTAAATCATGAGGCGGCAAATGGCTTCTTACCAGAAATTGAGCGGGGCGAATTTGGGAGGATGCTCACGACGGACTATGTTCTGGACGAACTGACGACTCTGACAATGGCAAGGGTCAATCATGATGCGGCAGTAAAGCTCTATGAGTCAATCATGGATTCAAAGTCAATAGAGACTGTTCACGTAACTGAAGAGCTTCGAGCCAAAGCATTCGCTATCTTTCGGAATTATCCGGCAAGAGGATACAGTTTTACCGACTGTGTGAGCTTTGCACTTATGAAATCACTTGATGTTGATGACGTGTTCGCTTTTGATGCACACTTCACT
This genomic interval from Candidatus Thorarchaeota archaeon contains the following:
- a CDS encoding ABC transporter permease; protein product: MDSVLTTRLRNILTIARKNMLVYYRRGPTLIFGLLFPFFFFLSFVLGRSVEPAQLMPGLLGMVIFFASTAVGPVIIPTETRGHTLERLVALPVPFWAILLGDTLSSIIFSLISCMTPIVLALLVVEMTLFDIALMLIGVLFGCVCFSLFGLLLSSPATDQTSTIMMLSTMTKFPLVFISGVFVPLQSMPSFLLPLTLVSPLTYIVDIQNTAMFGTGFFHPLVSLFVVALSAIVLWILASMVHQRTLQKRF
- a CDS encoding DsrE family protein, translated to MSHLIILNDPPYGTERSYNGLRLAMALKKKDPDLALNIFMIGDGVSCAAAGQKTPDGYYNLARMIRALLAKDVTIKCCGTCLDARGLNEESLVSGVERGSMSDLAEWTMESDNVISF
- a CDS encoding type II toxin-antitoxin system VapC family toxin, whose amino-acid sequence is MENDVNHEAANGFLPEIERGEFGRMLTTDYVLDELTTLTMARVNHDAAVKLYESIMDSKSIETVHVTEELRAKAFAIFRNYPARGYSFTDCVSFALMKSLDVDDVFAFDAHFTHFDYNVYPEIRH